AAGAAGTGGTGTACAACCAAGATCAGAGAAATTTGTCTTTGAATGCTGTTCCAGCTATTTACTTATCTAGTTTTATGTGTGTCAGCGCTTCGAGTCTTACAGACCTTCAGATTTCATGACAATTGAGTGgactctattctgttctattctatcccATTCTTAATTTctattgagcacacacacacacacacacacacacacacacacacacacacacacacacacacaatacaaaaggTCTCACATCTGGGAACAGGGCTGCCATGTCTGTCACAGCAACATGGATTCTCTCGGAGCATGGagcaaaactgaaacacacaaagaCTCCCTGTTACAATTTGCTTTCTTAGCATGGagcaaaactgaaacacacaaagacaccgtGTTACAATTTGCTTTCTTAGCATGGagcaaaactgaaacacacaaagacaccgtGTTACAATTTGCTTTCTTAGCATGGagcaaaactgaaacacacaaagaCTCCGTGTTACAATTTGCTTTCTTAGCATGGagcaaaactgaaacacacaaagacaccgtGTTACAATTTGTTTTCTTAGCATGGAGCAAAAccgaaacacacaaagacaccggTTTACAATTTGCTTTCTTAGCATGGagcaaaactgaaacacacaaacacaccgtgtTACAATTTGCTTTCTTAGCATGGagcaaaactgaaacacacaaagaCTCCGTGTTACAATTTGCTTTCTTAGCATGGAGCAAAAccgaaacacacaaagacaccggTTTACAATTTGCTGAtctgactataaaaaaaaaaaaaagttaaaggttAAAGTTCCAGCAATCCTTTACGGCCGtaggggcaatgaattcatatacagTGTCTAGGGATCAGCGCAGGAAGGCAGAGCCCATACCTCCTCCTCTCACACCGTTTCAACCTTCccaaaccaaagtcaggtacaccCGTCTACGCCTacgtggagtgagaaaaatcaaagtgcctttccccaaggtgTCAACTGCCTGGAGGCTCTGCCCCTTCAAGAGGCAGagcagtcttacacacacacacacacacacacacacacacagagtgaaagccacacccaccccacacaaacacacacaaacacagtgacacccacccacaaccacacacaacatgatcagtttgtgagagagagagagagagggagagagagagagagggagagagggagagggagagagagagacggagagagggggagggagagagagggagagagagagagagggagagggagagagagagagagagggagagagggagagagagggagagagagagagggagagagagagagagggagagagggggagagagagagagagggagagagggagagagagagagagagagggagagagagagagagagagagagagagaaagaagacacacaAGACTCCCGGCCCACACACCTGTTGTGGTTTCCCTCCTGTGCAGTCTGCAGCAGCTCCTGGATCTTCTTGGTCACCGTCTCCGTCTTGCGCACCACCTCCCCCTGCGAGGGCAAtgcccccaccactacccccaccccttcctcctgcccaccctcctcacccccctccctctctccctccccgccaccGCCCACCACAGGCTGTGAACACGTGGAATCCTGGTCGTCCGTTTCCGAGGACTCTCTCCCTGATGTCGAGGGGGCTTCTTGGCCTGGGTGTTCCCtgtatgatggagagagagatcatcCTCACTGTGAAATTATGCTGATTCGGACTAACCCCACATATaatgttattctgattctgactaACCCCACATGTAacgttattctgattctgactaACCCCACATATAacgttattctgattctgactaACCCCACATATAACGTTATTCCATATAACGTTATTCTGACTAACCCCACATGTAacgttattctgattctgactaACCCCACATATAACGTTATTCCATATAacgttattctgattctgactaACCCCACATATAACATTATTCCGATTCTTATCCCACATACAAAGTTATTACAATTCTGACTTATCCAACATATAAAGTTATTCTGATACTGATTCACCCCACACGTAAAGCATTCCCGATGCTGGTTCTGACTTACCCCACACAAGCCGCTACAGCAGGAactgcagcaccagcaccagcaggaACAGGGGCGCTGTGTCCTGGTGGAACGCCATTGGTGCTGGAGCTTTGTGGAGCAGACACGCTCGCTGCCTGGGAAACAGACACACTGGTCGCCTCGTAGCCCTGAGGAAGCACAGCGTTGGGAGCCTCGTAGCCCGGCGAGATCACCGCACTGGGCACGTCGCACCCCTGCGACAACACCACATTGGGCGTGTCGTAGCCAAGGGCGATGACCGCAGGAGGGGGTTCGAACCcctgagggggaggaggtggcggcACCACCGTACTTGAAGGATCGAAGCCGGCAGGGAATCCCGTGGATTCTGGAGCCGAGTGGAAACTGGgcgacagggtggtggtggtggtggtggcggtggtggcagggggcggggggtcgaaggccagagggatgggagggggggcgtgagGCAGGTCGGGACTGTGGGACATGGAAGTGGTGGCGGGCAGTTCATCGTTGTGCGTCCCCACCACCTCTGGTCGCGCGCCAGGCTGGGAAACATGCGCGTTCGCCGGATCATGACTCGAGGAAACAACCGTCTGCGACAGGTCGTTACCCTGGGAAACCACCTTTGCCGGGTCATGGCCTTGTGAGATCGGAGCCTTTGATGTGTCGTATCCTTGGGAAACAGCAGCACCGGCAGGGTCGTGACCCTGAGAAACGGCAGGCTGGGACTGTTCGAAACCTGGTGGGGGGATGCCGGCCTTTGGCAGACTGTAGCCTTGACACACAACTGGCCTTTGGGGGTCTTGACCTTGGGCCATGATCCCATTCTGTGGGTCATATCCTGGGGGGACAGTTGCCCTCTGGCCGTCGTAACCTTGGGAAACAGGCACCCTCAGCGGGTCGTATGTCTGGGACACTGCCTGGTTGGCGGGAGCTTTGGGCGGCTCATAGCCATGAGAAACTGGCATTCTCTGTGGATCGTAGCCCTGAGGAGCCAACCCTCTAGCCGGGTCATAACCCTGAGAAGTGACCGTCTTTGGCGGGTCGTAGCCATGGGAAAGGATGACCCCTGACGGGTCATAACACTGAGAGTACAGTGCCTTGGCTGGGCCGTGACCTTGAGTACTGATTGCCATGGATGGGTTGTAGCCCAGGGATGACATGCTGGCTTTTGCTGGGTCGTAACCTGGAGGAACAACGGACATGGGGGGTTCATAAGCTTGGGACACAGGCTTTGGTGGTTCATAGCCCTGGGGCAGTGTCCCTCTGGGTGGATTATAGGCTTGGGACACGGCCGCTTTTACCGGCTCATACCCAGGGGGGATGACCGATTTGGGTGGTTCATACCCTGGTGGAATGACCGATTTGGGTGGTTCATAACCTGGCGGAATGACCGATTTGGGTGGTTCATACCCTGGTGGGATGACCGATTTGGGTGGTTCATAGCCTGGTGGAATGACTGACATGGGTAGTTCATAGCCTTGAGAAACAGCTTTGGATGGGTCCAGTTCTGGGCCTTGGGGAACGATTCCCCTGGGAGGATTGTACGCCTGGTGAGATGCAGGGTCATACCCGTGGGGGGCCACAGATTTGGGAGGGTCGTACCCTAGAGGCGCCGCCGCCTTGGGTGGTTCGTAGGCGGCTGCCCTAATAGGGTGGAAGCCTTGGGAAACGACAGCTTTGGGAGGCTCGTACACTTGGGAGGCCACAGATTTGGGCGGGTCGTAGGCTTCGGAGAGAATGGCGTCCGGCAGGTCGTCAATCACTTCCAATACGTTGGCATTCAGCTGGTCTTCCAGATCGGACGATACCTGCTCCTGAAATTGAGCAACTAGATTATGAAGAGCGCCACAGAGTCTGACAATACCTCTGAAAATGTGGTGTACCATagtaaaaaaacaataacaaaaaacactgcACACATAAATTAAACAATCATTACAATACCTCTGAGAATGCGGCGTATtattgcaaaaaaagaaacaacttcaTAAATACACATTCATTAGAATACCTCTAAAAATGTAGTGCATCAtttaaaataaacacaaaaaacccagtgaacacacaaacaatcatTACAATACCTCTCAAAAATAATGTGTATCGTTGCAAAAAATCACTGCATACATGAACAATCATATCGTTGCAAAAAAATCACTGCATACATAAACAATTATCTGAATAAAAACTATAAACCAAACCATATACCTCTTTAAATGAAGTGCATCACTGTAAAAACACTGCAATACATAAATCATTCTTTCAATAAAAattacaaaccaaaccaaaccaatcatAAATCAATCGTTTTATGAATCCTTCAACTGAAATCAAATAACTTTAAGAACCAAAAAGCATggattttgactcacttgtgtaaacaaagtgagtatgttttaacccagtgatcggttgtctgtgtgtgtgtctctgtgtgtgtgtgtgtatctgtgtgtccgtggtaaactttaacattgacattttctctgcaaatactttgtcagttgacaccaaattaggcataaaaataggaaaaattcagttctttcctgtcatcttgtttaaaacaatattgcacctctgggatgggcacaaaaaaataaataatgaagcctaattatatgcaaattgcatttactgttatatttatattttctatctatgtattctctaaacttggcactttgatctgatattctgacccaacaacaagagcagttattattatcattttttgttcaaacaggaacttcttttgctaagcatggaagttttatttattttgcaaacgttttggtgcagatagtaaaaaagggaaattactctgtaattaatgctaaggggacttaatttgctttaaactgatctttctcatcttaaacataacattttgaaattatactcgatacataaaaagcttgtgtgttttactctcagtcacaagtgagtcttgaaggccttgcctctcttgttgttgttttctttacagtAATAAATAAAATCATACGGAACAGACTCGGTCTGTCAACGACCTAAACCAGTGCAGCAGTGGCCTGCCACacccccaccagcaccacccaccTGGCCTGTGGCTGTCATGGAGATGTTGGACACTGACGACGCCCCGGACAACTGACCGCTTGACCCTGGgctctgtacacacaacacaacacagcgtacCTGTCTCTTGTCACATCCACACCTTTCAGTCACTCtaaatagtagttgtagtagtagtagtagtatttttatgttggtttttttgtttgtttgtttgttttgttttatttttgtactttttttttgggggggggggggttgttattttgtactttttttgttgttgttattttgtacttttttttctttttttttttaatctttattttactttttggttgttattttgtactttatttattttattttattttatatttttttggttgttattttgtactttttttaaaataattttttggttgttattttgtactctttatatatatatatatatatataaatttttggttgttattttgtactttttttcttttttttaaaaattttttctcaaggcctgactaagcacgttgggttacgctgctggtcaggcatctgc
The DNA window shown above is from Babylonia areolata isolate BAREFJ2019XMU chromosome 29, ASM4173473v1, whole genome shotgun sequence and carries:
- the LOC143274645 gene encoding uncharacterized protein LOC143274645; the protein is MTMSRGGVRPPPVCADCSAPDPTWASVNRGVLICDECCSVHRSLGRHISIVKSLKKGQWSPSQHAMVYLLATSGANNIWEHTMLDPSQNRHGRKKPGPRDPLHPSKSDFIRAKYQFLSFINKQKDSEASSLDDVSKELHSSVRTNNVETCLRLLSKGADPNYFYREKGNCPMHVAAQAGQTAQIELLAVYGADPGVRDANGRTPVDYARNEGFTDLAHRLVELQYELTDRLTFYICGRKPDHRAGQHFKIPQLGDHTADLSDLAKQAKKKLQDLPNHLFEELAMDVYDEVDRRENDSIWLSTHDHTSIVSERLTVPHLPVNPELSTTRNQGRQKLARFNAREFATLVMDILNDARLRQTGIIQTPKEPDKFGGLKLLKRPQSKTISALSDEEPLYDSVASDEDYSSIDSQSIRSMQIELKEDLVTEVTERPNTPTSVISFAEGVCVGDVEGPVTAEEFLHIRRALAESQARIQHLVQVNTDLEKHLSDMQSKMESLMMENQTLRIHRDSMMADHVTSGLNNGQALHSETPEHARPQMRPQARPTSMIEMRDASRQLAQSSPGSSGQLSGASSVSNISMTATGQEQVSSDLEDQLNANVLEVIDDLPDAILSEAYDPPKSVASQVYEPPKAVVSQGFHPIRAAAYEPPKAAAPLGYDPPKSVAPHGYDPASHQAYNPPRGIVPQGPELDPSKAVSQGYELPMSVIPPGYEPPKSVIPPGYEPPKSVIPPGYEPPKSVIPPGYEPPKSVIPPGYEPVKAAVSQAYNPPRGTLPQGYEPPKPVSQAYEPPMSVVPPGYDPAKASMSSLGYNPSMAISTQGHGPAKALYSQCYDPSGVILSHGYDPPKTVTSQGYDPARGLAPQGYDPQRMPVSHGYEPPKAPANQAVSQTYDPLRVPVSQGYDGQRATVPPGYDPQNGIMAQGQDPQRPVVCQGYSLPKAGIPPPGFEQSQPAVSQGHDPAGAAVSQGYDTSKAPISQGHDPAKVVSQGNDLSQTVVSSSHDPANAHVSQPGARPEVVGTHNDELPATTSMSHSPDLPHAPPPIPLAFDPPPPATTATTTTTTLSPSFHSAPESTGFPAGFDPSSTVVPPPPPPQGFEPPPAVIALGYDTPNVVLSQGCDVPSAVISPGYEAPNAVLPQGYEATSVSVSQAASVSAPQSSSTNGVPPGHSAPVPAGAGAAVPAVAACVGEHPGQEAPSTSGRESSETDDQDSTCSQPVVGVVGALPSQGEVVRKTETVTKKIQELLQTAQEGNHNSFAPCSERIHVAVTDMAALFPDSCPTPRVQETLEQLTTSAQRLREECKDWPPPPDQEPQPDFRLKTQQVIQFAFDIAKAVKKLVTLLQ